The Deltaproteobacteria bacterium sequence CTGGTGGTACGGGCGGACTCCGGCATCGACGAGGTGTCGCACCTCAAGGAAAAGGTCGTGGCCATCCGCGGCAACCACCCCGGCCTCAACACGTGGCTGTTCCTCAAACAACACGGACTCGACCAGGACCGCGGCGACGTGACCCTGGAACGCATCCGCGGCGCCGCCACCTGGGAAATGGTTCGCGACGGCGACGCCGACGCGGCGCTGGTGAACCCGCCCGCGGACCTCTTCGCCCAACGCGCCGGGTTGAAGGTCATCGACGTGGACCCCCTGCCCATGGTGTGGTTCACCACCATGTCCAGCGGCCGGAAGTTCGTCGACGGTCATCCGGACATCGTGGAACGCTTCCTCAAGGGCGCATGCCAGGGCATCGCCTACTTCAAGACCCACCGGCAGGAATCCATCCAGATCATCCAGGACCGCTACAAGACCGACGGCGACCTGGACCTGGAGGCCGCCACACGCCTGTGGGAAAGCATTTCGAAGATCCTGAGCCCGAAGCCCTACGCCTCGTTCCAGGCCGTGGGCAACGTGTACGAGCTGGCCAAGCGCAAGGACCCGGCCGCCGCGCAGATCGAGGCCACGTCGCTGTGGGACTATCATCACCTGCGCAAGATCGACGACAGCGGATTCATCGACAGCCTGTACCAAACCTGACGAGCGCGCCTACATCCCGAGGAGCGCGCGCGACCCGGCGGCCTCGCGAGGGCCGCGCCTCGAACGTTCGTGAAACCACTCATGACGGCCACCACCACCGTACT is a genomic window containing:
- a CDS encoding ABC transporter substrate-binding protein, whose translation is MDKIQFPYRSASHLAFLHVAAQSGAWEEHGLDVEYDAYISSEDAHKFVADGSVEFVGGNHVSTYGARTRGDQWLYLGQTVSWLDHRLVVRADSGIDEVSHLKEKVVAIRGNHPGLNTWLFLKQHGLDQDRGDVTLERIRGAATWEMVRDGDADAALVNPPADLFAQRAGLKVIDVDPLPMVWFTTMSSGRKFVDGHPDIVERFLKGACQGIAYFKTHRQESIQIIQDRYKTDGDLDLEAATRLWESISKILSPKPYASFQAVGNVYELAKRKDPAAAQIEATSLWDYHHLRKIDDSGFIDSLYQT